CTGATTTTGGCTGATTCTTATCCGGTTAggttttgatttcaccttatcaaaatgtaaatCACACCACAACCGAACCGAATAACCAGAATCgcaccgattgacacccttatacaTACTGAAGGTGTTGTTGTAATGGCATGTGTGTACAATCATCTTTTCTACTACACCCTCAACAAATATAGAAAGAAAGTTGTGCACGTGCAACAACTCTGGGTGTCGTGTTTGTCGTTCACTTCACGAAGAAATCTctaataaagaaaacatattgTGGAAAGAATTGTTGTGAATTTGATATCGGATCTAGTTCGACACTTCCACAAATGTTGTATTCATCGATCTTTTCATCTGAGTATTCGTCAAATATCAAAGACTCGCTCAAATCAATCTGAGTGACAAATCGATCGTCTTTGATGTTAACTTATGAAGCTAAACACCCAATTTCTAGTTCATCAATCTTGACGCTCATATCCCATACCGGTGAATTCTTGTCAGGAGATCTGTGTCAATGAGTACTCCTTTGAACTGATTTTCGACTCTTTGAAAAAGAGGAGTAAGCTTTAGACAACTCCTTGGACTCGAACATCTTGAAGATCTTCTCACTCTTTCTATCTCACGAGCTAAGCAGACAATTTTTTCCCAAAGTTGCAAATTCTCTTTCTCTAGAGTCAACTCAATAAGTCATTGCTAAAGCaacatattctcttctcttatgtCGACATCCTCCACAGGAGCTGTATGTGCACCTCTCTCCTTAGGCACCATcataacctctctctctctctcctccaaagctttgataccacttgatGTAACCTCATTGGATGCTATCGATTGAGAGAGTCATGAACATACTCTATTAGGTGTGTAACTGAGTAATATGAACACAAAAGAGAAAGACAATGCAAGGGGGAAAGTTATAGTTCTTCTAGACTATAGTGAAACTCTCTGTGGTTTCAAGGGATTTAACGTGACTCTTCAAGGACATGGGAAGGTGTTGCAACTCTTTGAGGATGCAATGTAACTTTCCAAGGCTATAGGGTAGAATGCTTCTAGGTTCCAAAATACTCAACTAAGTAAACTTTCACTTATCAATTCTTCACTATTTTCAATGAACAAAGCTCTTATATTTATAAGAAACCAAAAATCTAATTCTAATCTCTAAGCCTACTAAATTCTCGGTTGAGATTAATTGCAAATTAcgtcataaaataaaaataattacatatcAAAATACAAATTCTTAATTTAAGCTAGGCTCATTGATAATTaagaaatattaaaattaacaaaatacaAATTAAGGAGGGGGGAATAAAACTCGGCTAAAGCATGACTACCTTCTTTCAAAAACTgtgcaagggggggggggttcctcTAAAAATTgttactctctttctcttgccaAAACCATCCAAGGTGTGGTTGGGTCTTCTAGAAATCTTCCAAGGCTGAACCGTGCAAGAGGGTTGCTCTTTGCTTGTTGTATTCCAGAAAATGGGCAACAGGGAATCTCCCAAATTGTGGACAAGTGGTATCCTTGAGGCAATGACTCTTTTGTGTGCTGTCCTCAAGCTTGATGCTACTTCACTAGCTTTCATAAATAGATTAAGGAAGAGGAGTGATGATCAATGACTTCCCTAAAATAGGACAAAGACTGATCTCTTTCAATCTTCTAATACTTGGCCAATAATATTTTCCAATTATCTTGTCTTAAGTATCAACCTTTCAAGAATAGGACATGGACTAATCTCCAAGATTAGATCATCATGATTAACATGGAATGTTGATCTAGCTTCTTCAATAGAGTAAGTCTTCAAGCGACAAGTGAACTCATTGCCATAATTTTTCAgaatttggggtaattttggaaaGTCCCACATGTGATGAGTCATCTTCCACTATGGAGGCTCTCAACTTTGGGCTGATGCTGACATAAGGGAATCCCTTCTACAAATTCAATCTCGCATGAGTTAAAGAATGGAGTGAGCTGACTGATATCGACCGACGTAGAACTTCTTCTAGAAAAAATATTTGCAAGGACATTCATAGGCTGGATCAGTACGTTAATGCATGGGCCATGCAGGGTTGACTTTGAGCTCACATGCAAAGAAGGGAATGGATTGAACTTGAATTGATCCTTGAGATGCAAGGTTGGCTTGCATCAGATCATCTTGAGCAGATTGCTTAGGACCAATCCAAGTTCTAAGGGGGCACAAGAATGTAACCCAGTACCTAGTTTACCGTTTACACTAATTTGACCTAAATCAGACTAATCATATTACTAATCTGTTCGAGGACATGCTAACAACGCCACTAAGACAATCCGGGATTGGTCACCTTAGATATCGATATATCGATACAGATCGTTCTAGAATtgatttttcttaaaatttgattttttgacAGTTTTACCCTTGGTCCGTATCGTTCCACTGATACGTGATTAGCCTGTGCCATTAGGCCCAATACATAagaccaatacctcaaaccatggtgggTAGGCTTTAGTTCAAGGTTGGTCCAATATCTATTATTGGGCTGGTTCACTTGCTAAGCCCATTATGAAACTAAGCATGATCACACGATCCGTAGgtggtggagaagaaagaaagaaatgatgaaCGATCTAAATAAGTTCTCAATTACTCAATTATACTGGATGGTGGTGATCAATTGATGACCATAGTTAGGACTTAGAAGTATTACGTAAGGCAGGACAAAAAAATCCCGATTAATTCACGAGGAATTGCCGCGGAAGAAAGCGATTCCGAGAGGAGTCGGTAGTCGGACGACTCGGAGCATCGTTCCAGATTCGCGTGATCCAGTTCCGGGGGATCCCGTCCCCTCGGCACCAGGGGCCTCATGAGTCATGCCTCTCTGGCGTTACTGATTGCTAGATAGTGACGTTATGAATCATAACGGCTacattttatttcaaatttcaaaacccggcatttcgtctctctctctcccctctcttacGCACCCACCCGGAATGGTCTTCTCTCTTGGTTTCATCATTCCCAAATCAGCTCCTTCTTTCCTCCCTTTTACTTGTTTCAAGATCTCCTCCACCTCATATTCTTCAATTTCACCATAGAGCACCAACAATTCTGCAGTTTCTTTCTGGGTTTTCTTCAATGGCCCCTACACCTTCTTCTAAATCCGTTCAAGGACAAACAACTCCACTAAGAACACCTCAGTCGAAGCATCGCTCAAATTTATTTCCAGTGAAGAGCACCCACCCATCTCCGAATCCAAACTCTGTGGCTAAAGAAAATCCACCGGCAGAGCATCCAGTCGAAGTCATTGGTCGAATACGTGATTACCCATATCGGAAAGACAAGCCCGTTTCAGCATTGCATATCTCTTCCGACAAGAAGAGTGTTCGTGTCCGAACTGATATAGGCTATAGAGATTTCAGTCTTGATGGTGTTTCTACCTCGGAGGAAGAAGATCTCGATGGGTTCTACAAAAAATTTGTGGAATCGAGGATAAATGGGGTCAAATTGGGGGCGAAATGCACAATCATGATGTATGGTCCAACGGGTTCTGGCAAGAGCCACACGATGTTTGGGTGCCCAAAGCAGCCGGGGATTGTATATAGGGCTCTGAGAGACATTCTTGGTGAGgggaatgaagaaaaagaaaacagcaCATATGGTCAACGTTTGGGCTTCGGAACAATTGTTCAAGTAACCGTTTTGGAGATCTACAATGAGGAAATTTACGATCTTTTATCAAACAACAATGGCGGAGGATTGAGCTTTGGGTTTACTAAGGGAAACGCTTCAAAGGTAAATTACTAAACCAGTCGTAGATATCTTTGTTTGGATATTAGCTAtccttgttttttatttcctgATAAAAAACTTCGTCGTATGGGTTCATTGATTCCATATCCAGAAAATCCAAGGAATTTCTTTGTGATTAATACTAATGTAGTGGATAAAATAGAGTATTTTGAcatggaatattttcttttcaaattcaGAGATGTATTTTTTGTAATTGCTTTGTTTAGGGGATTGATTTTACCATCTTTGAAAAACATTGTCTGAACTACATCTACCTTTATGGATACTGTACTATGTTCATTGTGATGATTTTTGTGTTAATTTCCCACTTTTGCTATGTGTTTTTTGAGTTACAGGTGAGACTTGAAGTGATGGGGAAGAAAGCAAAGAATGCAACTTTTATCTCCGGACATGAAGCTGGAAAGATAACCAGAGAGGTAGCAAATGTAGAAAAGAGAAGGATTGTCAAAAGCACTAACTGTAATGACAGAAGCTCCCGAAGCCATTGCATGGTTTGTCATTTTAGCTGCATTCTCTATTTATGCTTTTGACCTTTTAATAGTTTTACTGCTATGTGAACATTTGTCTTGTATCTTTGGTAGATCATCTTGGATGTTCCTTCTGTGGGAGGAAGATTGATGCTTGTCGATATGGCTGGTTCTGAAAACATTGAGCAGGCTGGCCAAATTGGATTTGAGGCAAAGATGCAGGTGACACTATCTTCTTTCTACTTTAAAGTATCTTGTCATAACTTCAGAATGTGTTATGTATATTAATTTTGATATGAATCTCAAAAGCTTACCCGGTAAGTTTTCAATTGATTACAATCACTTGCCCGTGATGCTGAATGGCTAATTTATTCCTTTAATGAGTTACAGACAGCAAAGATCAACCAGGGAAATATTGCCCTGAAGAGGGTAGTTGAATCCATAGCAAATGGGGATTCCCATGTTCCATTCAGAGATAGCAAGCTAACCATGCTTCTGCAGGTAATTTACCTTTCCCCTTGTGACTGATCCCTGGGTTTTGAGAGAAACAGCCAATGTGATTTATACCCATGACTGTTACTGTGTTCATCTTTTTTCTAGGATTCTTTTGAGGATGATAAATCAAAAATCTTGATGATATTGTGTGCAAGTCCTGATCCCAAGGAGATCCACAAGACTATTTCCACTCTGGAATATGGAGCAAAGGCCAAGTGCATTGTGCGTGGCTTTAATACACCAACCAAGGACAAAAGTGGTGCTGAGGATTCCACATCTTCTGTAGTTTTAGGTTCAAGGATTGCAGCTATGGATCAGTTTATTTTGAAGCTGCAAATGGAGAacaaacttagggagaaagagcgCCATGAAGCACAAAAAGAGCTCttgaggaaagaagaagaaatcgctGCTTTGAGGGCTAAGCTGGAGGTAAAAGGGAGGGATTCTGGAGTGAGTGAAGAAGAGATCAATGTGAAGGTCAATGAAAGAACCCAGATTCTGAAACTTGAGCTGGAGAAGAGGTTGCAGGAGTGCCACCAGAAGGCAAATGAGTTTGTTGAATTTGGAAGGCagagaatggaagagaaaatATTGCAACAGCAACAGGAGGTTGAGATGCTGAGACGGCGGTTGGAGGAAATTGAAACTGCGCTTAGTAGTTCGACAGATAGCAGTGGTGACAAGAACAGTTTACAAGACATGGATGGAAACAGCCTTGCAAAAAGACTAATGGAAGTTTATTCTGATCCAGACCATGGGATGGAGAAATCCATGGACCTGGATATGGGGGACAGGCAACCATTTGTTCATGATGTGAAAGAGATAGATGGGAACGTACATCAAATTGACAACTTAGGTAACCAAACACAGTTTAATGTTTATTGCTGGAGTGctaaggaagaggaagaagatgatgatatGGTTGTTGCACCAAAATTTACAGAGAAAGTATGTTTGAGTACTGTGTtcgaagaggaggaagaaggagaagacacAGAAAATGTGGATGATGAAGAGGTAGAGAAAGAAATAGTAGAGGAAACAACTGTAAATTTGAGCACGATTGATGGCTCTAGTCCACGGATCAATTTCAGTAAGGGCTTTTATGCAGCTAGTCCACAGGAGCTTGTACCAATACTACCTTCTTGCAACAAGGAAACCAACAAATTTGATTATAGCAGAAATAGATCTGAAGAAAAGAATGTGACTCCAGGAGTGATGGGTGAATTGGAAAATGCAAAAGATGCAGTCTCTGCTAGAAGAACAAGAATCCAAAACATTTTCATGCTCTGTGGGAACCACAGAGAGCTTGGACAAAATGTCAGAATTGCAACACCTTACCCGAAAAGACCTCTAGCTTCAGACATACAATCATCTCCTGTGACAACAGCTGATGGTGAGTCAGTTAAAATGAAACCTCCTTCCAACAGAATATCAGAGCTTCAAACTGTTTATGTGCCAGAGTTTGGATTGAGTGATCAAGTCCTGGCTGATGTAACAGCAAAAAACATCACAGGAACACCAAATCCAGCACCCGTAGCAAAGCCACTCACAACACTTAAATTTGTCGACGAGCAGAAATCAGCAGAAGCTGTCCCACTGAACAGAAATCGGTGGTTCTCTTCTGAGATGGCCCAGGACTCGAAGGAGAACAACAGACCAGAAGACAGAAACACAGATGATCTTGTTGAATTGTATGTGAAATGGGAGGCCTCAAAGGAGAATTCTGGGAAGTTCATTATGAAGTTGAATGTTGAAAAGGATTCCAGCCTTGCTGATCTGCGGAAGCTGATTGAGACCCGTCTTGTGGAGGACAATGCTACCAAGCAAGGATTCACATTTCTCATGCTTGGGGTatgtattttgttccttttttttttgcagcaCATTAAACTGCTCAATTTGTACTTGATGTTCTTACCATTCTGGATATGCTTAAAGATGTGAGGGGAAAAAACAGTTGAACCACTGAAAACATGCAGTACCCGATCTTATTATGCTTTCTTAAGGTTCTTAAGATGTCATGAATAGGGATATTCTGTCCTAACTCTAGTATATAAATACATTTGATACTCTCAGTTGGGTTCGCAATTCTGAGTAATTCCCCTCCATCCCCCCTCaccaaagtaaaaaaaaaaaaaagccaaaataaAACAGATTTTCTAACTTGAGActaatgttgtttatgctttgtTTTGGGTTCTTACAAAACATTTGTGGTTTTATGTGCAGGATCCTACGGGTGCTCCAGTTGTGAAAGAGAAGGAAGCAACAATTCAAGCAAGCAAACTCCCCATTTGTAACAACCAGTTGAGTGGCCACTTGGCTTGCTTGCGTCCAGTCAAGGCAACCCAACAGACTAATCTTCTCCCCTTTAGCTCACTGGAGAATAAACTTGCACATGTACTTCCAAATGTGCTACCTGTATAAGAATGTATTACTTGTATAAAAACCCTTTTTCCCGCATCACAATGTTTCTTTTTTGGTTAGCCACCATGTTTTCTCCTGGGTATAAAACCCTTTTTCCCGCATCAcaatgtttctttttttggttaacAAGCCACTATGTTTTCTCCTGGGTTTGTTGGATgatccaaaattttctttccaattttaccatcaatatattctttttctctttcagtaATTTTATTGTGTACAAAATTTAACTTGGTAAATAGTTACTAACCATTATTGGTAGTCTTGGGTCTGATACAGCAAGACCTGATCATCAACAAGAGATGATGGATTCCACTAAATAGTTACTAACCATTATTGGTAGGCTTGGGTCTGATACTGCAAGACCTGATCATAAACAAGAGATGATGGGTTCCACTCGAGCTTTCTTTTGGTTCACCAATAATGAGTTTGATCAAATGACTTCTTTTATAAATTCATGCTTCATGAGCTTGAAAGATGAACCAGTAACAAAACTAATTTTCAGGTCAGAAGACATCGTACAGAACAACCATTGTTTACAAAGGCTATTGGAATTAACAGTTTCCTCTTCAAATTGTACAGCAGAGGCAATTGGAATTAACACAGTATCCTCTTCAAATTGTACAGCAGAAGAAAGTTACAGCAATTTGTAGTTCCTTGTGAGTTGCAATTTACCAACCGATATGGCAACACAAAACATTGATTGTTCTGGTGACAAACACTAACAAGTTAGTGATCCCAGAGACTAAGGATCTTAAGATTAAAATTCTAATTCTTAAATGCCAACATTGCCCACCAACATTGCTTACAGAGGCTATTGGAATTAATAGTTTCCTCTTCAAATTGCACAGCAGAAGAAAGTTACAGCAATTTGTAGTTCATTGTGAGTTGCAATTTACCAATCGATATAGCAAGACAAAACATTGATTGTTCGGGTGACAAACACTAACAAATTAGTGATCCAGAGAGTAAGGATCTAAAGACTAAAACTCTAATCTTAAATGCCAACATTTCCTACCAACTACAGCTTCCCTTTAAAAGATCAGTTAGCCATCATAAACAGTAATCCAAACCAGAGTATCAGATTGGTGTCAGAAGCTAATCTCACAATAATTATCTACAACAATTTGAGTCATAAGATGCTCAGAATAACACTATCTAGGACTATAGGACTTTATTGGGATACATGCCGGAAATGAAGCATTCATAAAAGTTGAGAACTTCACTTCAGACATAACTAAAGAATGGATCCTGCATACAGATCTCCATTTCTTCAGAGATGTCAAGAAGTATAGGAGACCACTTACAATTCTATTCTCAACCTATATATCTCCACAAGTTGCTTCTGTTAGGATATTTATAGAGGCCAACTGTAGATGGAAGAACAAGGAGGCCCAGAGGATCAGATTAAATGACAACTATATCTATAACAGAGTCATGTGGAAATCCTGCAGTACTATAGGCTACTATCTATGTTCTCTAGTCTTTGAAGATTCAAGATGGAATAGTAAGAACagagaaaaaacaaatttgaagcaaataagaagaaagaaagtaaaatcaaatttctaaaatgataatttttatttctttctataCAAGTCCAAGACTCCATGGAGGAGCTGATCTACTGTCTACTGCTAAACAGGTCCTATCCAAACATGCCGGGAATGGCAGGCATGCGGAGGACACTACAATAAGCATGCTGGGGTGGGACCGGTGCCATGAAGCGTATCACAGGCGCTGGTTTATAATCAATATCAAGCCCGAACAGAACACCAGCACCTTTCACATTGTTATTCAGAAGAAGTTTGTGAAACACAAACCATGTTAACAGGCTATCAGAGCCCGCACAGTGAGCTTCGCCGATGCGTTTTAACCCATAAGTTTTCGCCACCCGCTCTAAGCCGCCGAAGACTCCATCGCAAAATTTGAGCATCTGCTTCACATCATAAATCTTCAGCCCAAAATACACATTCAGAAGTTTGTAAAACCCATTAAGGTCGTCCGGCAATGGCTGCCGTGTGATGGCTTTCAGCAGATAAGCGAAATCATAAGCGCCATGGAAAGTAACCCATCGGAACAGAGGTGTGTTATAGAACACCAAACCAGAGGCCAACATCAACTCAGCGAAACGGGTAGAATCAACACCGTCTTCCCTGTTCTTGTCGAATTTGATACCCTGTTGTCTGAGAAGATTAATGGAGTCCGGTGCATGAAGATCACTAGAGACATCAAATTCTTTGAAGTTAATCTGCCATACGAAACTGCAGCCTCCTCCAAAATCTGGAAGATTACCATCCAAGTCACTGAGAGTAAGACCAAGCTGTATAAGATGGAGTGAATCAACATTAGCCTTGAGAGCTCTGTAGCGATCCAAAGGACGTGAAGTGTTCTTGGGATTGGCAGAGTCGACGGTGGGATGGA
The nucleotide sequence above comes from Telopea speciosissima isolate NSW1024214 ecotype Mountain lineage chromosome 3, Tspe_v1, whole genome shotgun sequence. Encoded proteins:
- the LOC122657024 gene encoding kinesin-like protein KIN-10A encodes the protein MAPTPSSKSVQGQTTPLRTPQSKHRSNLFPVKSTHPSPNPNSVAKENPPAEHPVEVIGRIRDYPYRKDKPVSALHISSDKKSVRVRTDIGYRDFSLDGVSTSEEEDLDGFYKKFVESRINGVKLGAKCTIMMYGPTGSGKSHTMFGCPKQPGIVYRALRDILGEGNEEKENSTYGQRLGFGTIVQVTVLEIYNEEIYDLLSNNNGGGLSFGFTKGNASKVRLEVMGKKAKNATFISGHEAGKITREVANVEKRRIVKSTNCNDRSSRSHCMIILDVPSVGGRLMLVDMAGSENIEQAGQIGFEAKMQTAKINQGNIALKRVVESIANGDSHVPFRDSKLTMLLQDSFEDDKSKILMILCASPDPKEIHKTISTLEYGAKAKCIVRGFNTPTKDKSGAEDSTSSVVLGSRIAAMDQFILKLQMENKLREKERHEAQKELLRKEEEIAALRAKLEVKGRDSGVSEEEINVKVNERTQILKLELEKRLQECHQKANEFVEFGRQRMEEKILQQQQEVEMLRRRLEEIETALSSSTDSSGDKNSLQDMDGNSLAKRLMEVYSDPDHGMEKSMDLDMGDRQPFVHDVKEIDGNVHQIDNLGNQTQFNVYCWSAKEEEEDDDMVVAPKFTEKVCLSTVFEEEEEGEDTENVDDEEVEKEIVEETTVNLSTIDGSSPRINFSKGFYAASPQELVPILPSCNKETNKFDYSRNRSEEKNVTPGVMGELENAKDAVSARRTRIQNIFMLCGNHRELGQNVRIATPYPKRPLASDIQSSPVTTADGESVKMKPPSNRISELQTVYVPEFGLSDQVLADVTAKNITGTPNPAPVAKPLTTLKFVDEQKSAEAVPLNRNRWFSSEMAQDSKENNRPEDRNTDDLVELYVKWEASKENSGKFIMKLNVEKDSSLADLRKLIETRLVEDNATKQGFTFLMLGDPTGAPVVKEKEATIQASKLPICNNQLSGHLACLRPVKATQQTNLLPFSSLENKLAHVLPNVLPV
- the LOC122655417 gene encoding probable CCR4-associated factor 1 homolog 9, whose product is MGMTAPLLEPQYKKSIRIINVWSSNLEFEFERIAFASRCFPFVTIDTEFPGVVFHPTVDSANPKNTSRPLDRYRALKANVDSLHLIQLGLTLSDLDGNLPDFGGGCSFVWQINFKEFDVSSDLHAPDSINLLRQQGIKFDKNREDGVDSTRFAELMLASGLVFYNTPLFRWVTFHGAYDFAYLLKAITRQPLPDDLNGFYKLLNVYFGLKIYDVKQMLKFCDGVFGGLERVAKTYGLKRIGEAHCAGSDSLLTWFVFHKLLLNNNVKGAGVLFGLDIDYKPAPVIRFMAPVPPQHAYCSVLRMPAIPGMFG